In the genome of Fundulus heteroclitus isolate FHET01 unplaced genomic scaffold, MU-UCD_Fhet_4.1 scaffold_36, whole genome shotgun sequence, one region contains:
- the insm1a gene encoding insulinoma-associated protein 1a codes for MPRGFLVKRNKKTPPVSYRVRSDEEEDAERAAADAPPPPPRLSSIPLRAQTCGPAATAPEPGPAAKPVQFGNPESVYQTLYSPTRPVSRDHERSSERRFSLGSPVSAESFPTPAALTGLDHLFPVDLKIGSSSSSSSGDAAAGTLPTAGAKRPAGDAERRGKAASSKRTKAIRKLHFEDDVTTSPVLGLKIKEAPVEQRPAGGERPLLGGFVCQLCREAYQDPFSLAQHKCSRIVRVEYRCPECDKVFSCPANLASHRRWHKPKPQSEPAPSGKDCSDRDSPSPEPSESGSEDGLYDCAQCGKRFKRQAYLRKHLASHHGAQKPAEPQQVEKEPQGCGPLNLSASSCHACPVCGESFSSRGGQERHLRLLHSAQVFPCKYCPALFHSSPGLTRHINKCHPSESRQVILLQVPLRPAC; via the coding sequence ATGCCCAGAGGCTTCCTGGTCAAACGGAACAAGAAGACCCCCCCGGTGTCCTACCGGGTCCGCTCCGACGAGGAGGAGGACGCGGAGCGAGCCGCAGCTGatgcgccgccgccgccgccgcgtcTCTCCTCCATCCCGCTGCGCGCACAGACCTGCGGGCCAGCGGCCACCGCTCCGGAACCAGGTCCGGCTGCCAAGCCCGTTCAGTTCGGGAACCCGGAGTCCGTGTACCAGACGCTCTACAGCCCCACCCGGCCCGTCAGCCGGGACCATGAGCGCTCCTCGGAGCGGCGCTTCAGCCTCGGCTCTCCGGTCTCAGCGGAGTCCTTCCCCACGCCGGCGGCTCTCACCGGACTGGACCACCTGTTCCCGGTGGACCTGAAGATcggctccagcagcagcagcagcagcggcgacGCGGCCGCCGGGACGCTCCCCACCGCGGGCGCCAAGCGGCCGGCAGGCGACGCGGAGCGCAGAGGCAAAGCGGCCAGCTCCAAGAGGACCAAAGCCATCCGGAAACTGCACTTTGAGGACGACGTCACCACGTCCCCGGTCCTGGGGCTCAAGATCAAGGAGGCTCCGGTGGAGCAGAGGCCGGCGGGGGgagagcgccccctgctgggagGGTTTGTCTGCCAGCTGTGCCGCGAAGCCTACCAGGACCCGTTCTCTCTGGCCCAGCACAAGTGCTCCAGGATAGTTCGGGTCGAGTACAGGTGTCCCGAGTGCGACAAGGTGTTCAGCTGCCCGGCTAACCTGGCCTCCCACCGGCGGTGGCACAAGCCCAAGCCCCAGAGCGAGCCGGCCCCGTCCGGCAAGGACTGCAGCGACAGGGACTCACCCAGCCCCGAACCGTCCGAGTCCGGTTCCGAGGACGGACTGTACGACTGCGCTCAGTGTGGCAAAAGGTTTAAGCGCCAGGCGTACCTGAGGAAGCACCTGGCGTCTCACCACGGCGCCCAGAAACCCGCAGAGCCGCAGCAGGTGGAGAAGGAGCCGCAGGGCTGCGGGCCGCTGAACCTCAGCGCGTCCTCCTGCCACGCGTGTCCCGTGTGCGGGGAGAGCTTCAGCAGCAGGGGCGGCCAGGAGCGCCACCTGCGCCTGCTGCACTCCGCCCAGGTGTTCCCCTGCAAGTACTGCCCCGCCCTCTTCCACAGCTCGCCGGGACTCACCCGACACATCAACAAGTGCCACCCGTCCGAGAGCCGCCAGGTGATCCTGCTGCAGGTGCCGCTGCGCCCGGCCTGCTGA